The sequence CCGTCGGGCGTGCGGGTGTCCATCTCCAGGTGCTGGACGTCGGGGGTGTCCTCCTTCAGCAGCACCCGGGCGACGTGCGGCAGCCGCTCCTGCCACTGCCCCGCGTCGTGCAGGAAGTCCCGTACCTCCTGGGCCGGGGCGTCGATCCGCACCGAGTCCTCGAAGGTGTACGGCGCCTCGTCGGTGCCGGCGCGCAGCGCGGCGGACTCCAGCGCGGCCAGCTCGGCGCCGCTGTTGCGCTCGATCGCCTCCAGGATCCAGCTGACGTTGCGCTCCAGGCCGTCGACCGCCTCGAAGTCGTGCAGAAGCCGGACCCGGCTGCCGCCGCCGGGCAGCGCCTCGACGATCCACTCGCCGCCCATCGCGGCGACGGGGTCCTGGGAGACCTCCTGACGGAAGCGGATCCGCAGCCCGTCGCGGTCCAGGGTCCGCCGCGAGGTCCAGGACTTGACCTCGCCGTTGGCGGTGGCCCAGATCCGCAGCCGCTCCTCGTCGTCCGACCGCTCCAGATACTCCACGTGCAGGCTCGGCGGGAAGACGTACGGCCAGTCCTGTGCCCGCTCCACCAGGCCGAAGACGGCCTCCGGGGCGGCGGCCACCGTGATCGTGTGCTCGGTCGTGTGCACCTCGTGCGCCATGCTGATCCCCTCTGTCCGGCCGCGGCCGCGCACGGCCGGGCCCGCTGTCAGTAGTTGCCGAGCCCGCCGCAGACGTTCATCGCCTGGGCGGTGATCGACGCGGCCGTCGGGGAGAGCAGATAGCCGACGAGTCCGGCGACCTCGTCGGGCGTGGAGTAGCGGCCGAGGGGGATCTTCGCCTCGAACTTCTCCAGCACCTCGTCCTCGGTGATGTCCCAGGCGCCGGCGTAGCCCTGGCGCACCCGCTCGGCCATCGGCGTCTCGACGTAGCCGGGGCAGACGGCGTTGACGGTGATGCCGCTCTTCGCCAGCTCCAGGCCCAGGGCCTTGGTGAAGCCGACCACGCCGTGCTTCGACGCCGAGTACGGCGCTCCCAGTGCCACGCCCTGCTTGCCGCCCGTGGAGGCGATGTTGACGATCCGTCCGGCGCCCTGCTCCAGCATCCCGCCGGTCGTGAGCACCTCGCGGGTCATCCGGAAGACGCTGTTGAGGTTGGTCTCGATCACGTCGAGCCACAGCTCGTCGGGTATCTGCGCGGTGTGGCCGCCACC is a genomic window of Streptomyces sp. NBC_00414 containing:
- a CDS encoding SDR family NAD(P)-dependent oxidoreductase, which codes for MPQGAERVAIVTGATSGIGLAVARSLAEGGARVFVCARDGDRVAHTVKELREAGLDVDGASCDVRDTARVRAFVQEARDRFGPVDALVNNAGRSGGGHTAQIPDELWLDVIETNLNSVFRMTREVLTTGGMLEQGAGRIVNIASTGGKQGVALGAPYSASKHGVVGFTKALGLELAKSGITVNAVCPGYVETPMAERVRQGYAGAWDITEDEVLEKFEAKIPLGRYSTPDEVAGLVGYLLSPTAASITAQAMNVCGGLGNY